CCTCAGTATGGTGTTGTTGAGCGTTGTTCGGCATGCACACAGCTGACAGCGGCAAATGCTGCTGGAAGATGATCAGATGTTCTGAGGCCAGGAACCTGTCCAGCCGGGACAACAACCCCTTGCTCCGCGGTCATCAAGGCAAGCCGTGATAGTGGAGCAAGATGCGTTCAATGGCTTGAACTATAGCACGAGCAAACATGGTCTCCCTGTTGCTCTCAGTCAGTTCTCAAAGATACGCTACGATGCGTATTGCCTTGCATCCAATAGAATGAGAAAGTGTATTCACGAAGGAACAACGACTGCCAGCTTGTCCTTATATCGTGTACCTCTACAAATGGTTCGCCGTGTGTGCTTCATCGTATCGCAAGATCTGTGCGAATCATGAGCCTCAAGAGCAACCGACGATGGTCCTCGTGATGCAGAGCAGAAAGCAATATCGACTCTTTTGGGCGATACAAAACACGGTGTCGCAAAGCTACAAAGCTGGCAGGTCCTCGGTTCGAGATGGCATTGGAGGAGAATCTGGGTACGCGCATATAGGCCAGCCAGCTGTTTATTGAAAACCCGTGCAGACGCTGCAGACATAGCACCTTGCGACAGCTCCGTCGTCCACCTGTCCGGGCTGCTCGCCGTCACAGTCGCTGACAGGCACCAGAAGGCTGGTCACCTCCTGCATCGACACAATCGCACGGTGCTCCAGCGTTCTAGCCCAGCATCCAGATGTTCATCGCCTCGATCTCTGTGCATGGCTTCCGTACCATGACATGACATCCGGAGCGACTCGCATGGGCCATGGCAGCGCGAAGACGTTCTGGGACCCATGGTCTTTCCACCGGCGTTCGCAACGAAGACTTCCACATGATGGTGGCATCCGGATCATGTTCCATGGCCCCACGAATGGTTTTTGACGGCGGTCCACGACGTTGATGCCTATGATGTCTGTCCAGCCTCTGTTTCTTCCACGCACGAGTCCAGATCCATGGGCAGACTCAAGGCGTTGAGAAGGCGTTCCAGTAAGCGCGAGACGGTCACGCTGGCCACGACGCGTCATCTCAGCTGCACCGTCAGCCGTCGTGCATCCCGTTGTCGTGTTGTCTGCAGGTGTCTTGTCTGGTCGCGCGGAGTCTTTCTTTCCACCACGTCGCCTTTGCCAATTGCGCCTGCTCTGTCATTGGTTGACATGTCTTCATCTCAAGCGTTCAGACCGTCCAGACATGTGCTTCAGTCTGGCGAACAGTGGCTCTCTTCTCTAAGCATCCCATGGTAGCATCCTCGCCCTCTTGCCTCTGGTCGTTGCGAGGTATCACGTACGTATCAGTCCTCCAAGATGCAGACCGTCGAAGCACTCTGGAGGTTTGCGTGTCCTGATGCCAAGAGCCCAAAGTAATGTGGCATATCAATGCCTTTGAGCAAAACGTGCTGTGATTGGGTCTGACCAGATTGTTTCTATCACGCACATCCTCTTCCACTCTGCACCAAGGCTGCCATCATGATGCTGCTGACCAACATCAGGACAACGACTGGAGTGAACGAGAGGAGCCGACAGCTGCGAGCTTATCGATTATGCACGATTGCATCACCATGTCGTACTGTTTCTAGCCAATGAGAAGGAGTCAAGCGGTAATCGATGTGCAAGCACGACGAATGACATGAATATACATGGAGCTGTGCTGGCAACGCATTGAGCTGCCCCTCCAAGCACCTCGATGCAATCGACGCGTACCTTTGTCTCTTCGCTCCTCCGCCGACCTTACACCCAGCCATTGACTGCAGCGAAGCAGTCGTTCACTGCACGACCGACACGACCTTTCTCCGCTACGACACGAGCCATGGCTACCGAATACAAGCTTAAAGGCATCACCAGCCTTGATGGCCTGAAGAACGGCCAGACACAGGAGGTTGAGGTTGAAGGTGTTGAAGAGGGCAAGGTCTTGCTGGCCAAGGTCAAGGATGAAGTGCATGCCCTGTCGCCCAAGTGCACACATTACGGAGCACCACTCTCCAAGGGTATTGCAATTCTGCAATAGGTGATGTCGTAATGTGCTAATGATCCCCAGGTGTGCTCACGCCCGACGGCAGACTGACCTGTCCATGGCACGGAGCTTGCTTCGATGTCAAGACTGGTGACATCGAAGACGCCCCAGCACCAAACCCGCTACAGAAGTTCAAGATCGTGCAGAAGGATGGCGAGGTGTACATCAAGGGTAGCCGAGAGCAGATCTTGGCCAACAAGAGGACATTGAACATCAAGTGCCAGGCAAAGGGCAACGACCATGTCGTCATCATTGGACGAGGAAGTGGTGCATTTGGTGCCATCGACGGTCTAAGAGCAGGTGGGTACACCGGACACATCACGAGCATCGCCGAGGAAGACTACCCACCAATCGACCGAACGAAGCTATCAAAGGCGTTGATTACGGATGTGTCGAGCATTCAGTGGCGAACACCAGAGACCTACAAGGAAGCCGATGTCACCTTCGTGCAGGGCCTGGCTGAGTCCGTCGACTTTAGTGGTCAGAAGGTCAAGACGAAGAATGGCAAGGAGTTCAGCTACACCAAGCTCATCCTCGCGTCAGGTGGCACACCCCGACATCTTCCTCTCGATGGCCTCAAGGATGATCTCAAGAACGTCTTCCTGCTGCGGACACCCCAGCATACCCAAGAGATCATGAAAGCTGCTGGTGAGGACGGCGCAAAGAAGGTCGTCGTCATTGGAAGCAGCTTTATCGGTATGGAAGTGGGCAATGCTCTTGCTGGCAAGAAGCACAATGTCTCGATCATCGGCATGGAGTCGGAACCAATGGAGCGTGTCATGGGCACACAAGTCGGCAGCATCTTCCGCAAGATTTTGGAGCAGAACGGCGTCAAGTTCTACATGGGTGCGTCAGTCGAGAAGGGCGAGCCAAGCAGCAGGGATCCTAGCTCGATAGGGTCAGTGGTACTCAAGGATGGCACGAAACTCGAGGCAGACTTCGTCATCGAGGGCGTCGGTGTCCGCCCTTCGACAGACTACCTCCAGAACAATAGCTCCATCAACCTCGAGAAGGACGGCTCCGTCTCAGTTGACGATTCATTCGCAGTCAAGGGCCTGAAGGACGTCTGGGCCATCGGTGACATTGCAACATACCCCTACAACGGACCCGGCGGCAACGGCAAACCCGTCCGCATCGAGCACTGGAACGTCGCCCAAAACATGGGCCGCTCAGTCGCCCTCTCGATCAACAGCCCTGGCTCCAAGCCAAAGGCTTTCATCCCCGTCTTCTGGTCTGCGCTCGGCGCTCAGCTACGATACTGCGGTCACACTCCTAATGGCTTCGACGATGTTACCATTCATGGCAACACTGACGTCAGCGAAGGCAAGCAGAGCTTCGTGGCGTACTACAACAAGGGCGAGGACATTGTCGCAGTGGCTAGCATGATGAGAGATCCGTACATGACGCAGAGCGCGGAACTTATGAGACGAGGTAAGATGCCGACGAAGAGCGAGATTGCGAAGGGCGTGGACATTATGGAGATTAGTGTGCCGGCTGAGGTGAAGATATGAGCAGCGATGGTAAGTAGCCGAACGAAATATGAATGAAACACCCATGAAATGAAAAGATATCAAGTCCAATGCAGCCTCTCATGCCTTCTCCTCTTCACCCAAGATATCTCGCAACGTCGCCCTCACGTCGTCCGCCACACTCTCAACATCCCGATCCCCATCAACTCTCACCACTTTCCCTTCCGCCTTCGCCGCTTTCAACACCTCAGCAGTATTCTCCCGGTACGTCCGCATTCGCTCAGCTATGTTCGCCGCGCCCGCCACATCGTCAGAACGAGCTCGTTTCTCCAATCGGCGGACCAGAACCTCTTCCGGCACTTCCAAACCCACGATCCGACGAATGGGAGCCACAATTTCTTCGAAGAGACGATAGGGCATGATCGCTCGTGGGAACCCTACGTCTCATCAGCATGCTCTCGCCCTTCTCTTCACTTGATTCTCGGATTCACCATCTAACACAACCACCGTCCCACTCTCCACTCTCTCCAAATTCCTCTTCAGGATCCTGACCGTCATATCCGGTGGTCCCAGCCTTCCAGCTAGCATGTTCTCCTGCAGAAGTGAGGCATACGGACTGGCGGAGTCTTGCATTTCTTCGCGTGGCATGTCGCCGATGCTGATGTGGTGGATTCTCTTGGTGGGAAAGTGAGTAGTGAGGTGGGTGGATTGGGTTCCTTTTCCGGAGGCTGGGCCGCCGAGGAGGGAGATGATTGTGAGGTTCGTGGTAAGAGACATGGTCAGATTGGGTCCGATGGTGGAGGTGGAGGTCAGGTAAGGCGGTGGGTTTGTGTAGGAGAGGCTGAAGGATTCGCAGGTTGCAGACGTGGTGAAGGCTGTGTATGGCGACGGTGCTGTAGTTGATGATGTCTCGCGAGGATGTTTGTGAATCTGATATGCATGTGATGGCAGTGGCGGAGGCATTGGTGACTCAACGGCTTGAGAAACAAGAGTGTGTCGCGGGTGAAGCATCGCGATTCCTCCTTAGTCGCAGTGATGGCATAGCGGGTGTGGGTGAAGTAGGTTCTCGGCCGTCGATGTGGTTCGACTGCGGGTAGTCAGCTCATTTGCCTGTGAGTCACAGTGGCCGCCTAGGCACTGTGGTTGTCGTGGGGAGCGACCGATGCACGAGGCGCTTCTTGGTTTGAACAGCGTCGTAGTATCGCGTCGAGCATTGCGGAAGGTCGCGTCAAGCAGTAGAGTCACTTGATGGGATGCGACGGCACCGCGATAGGCAGAGGATCATATACATGTGCGTTTGGGAGTCGGTGGCATGAAGTAGATGAGTTCGTATGCACAGTAGTATGGGAATCTTAATGTCCCTGCATTGTGTACCGTTGCACGCGCGCGCAGCTGCATACTTTTGTGATGAGAAACAGCATGCACGAAGCGTGGGTGATGCAATGCAGTCTGAGGACAGAAACACGCACAATAGGCAGAAAGGGGCAGAAGGAATTGTTACACCTTGAAAATGTGGGGAGGCAACAGTACAAGACGCTGCAGGATCCAGCGTGGCTTGACGCTCCGCCCCAGTAGGGTTGAGCTGAGAGCCAGGCCACGAACGATGCAACGAGGCAGCGCGACCGGCAGTGGCGAGGACGAAACGGCAGCCAGGCAGAGGTAACAACACCATCACCGAACCTCATGAGCAACGCCATGAACACGAGAAACGAACGGGCGGGGAAGGCATTGGAAGCAAAGCGCGAGACACAGAAACAGTCGG
This genomic window from Fulvia fulva chromosome 4, complete sequence contains:
- a CDS encoding Apoptosis-inducing factor 1, yielding MQSTRTFVSSLLRRPYTQPLTAAKQSFTARPTRPFSATTRAMATEYKLKGITSLDGLKNGQTQEVEVEGVEEGKVLLAKVKDEVHALSPKCTHYGAPLSKGVLTPDGRLTCPWHGACFDVKTGDIEDAPAPNPLQKFKIVQKDGEVYIKGSREQILANKRTLNIKCQAKGNDHVVIIGRGSGAFGAIDGLRAGGYTGHITSIAEEDYPPIDRTKLSKALITDVSSIQWRTPETYKEADVTFVQGLAESVDFSGQKVKTKNGKEFSYTKLILASGGTPRHLPLDGLKDDLKNVFLLRTPQHTQEIMKAAGEDGAKKVVVIGSSFIGMEVGNALAGKKHNVSIIGMESEPMERVMGTQVGSIFRKILEQNGVKFYMGASVEKGEPSSRDPSSIGSVVLKDGTKLEADFVIEGVGVRPSTDYLQNNSSINLEKDGSVSVDDSFAVKGLKDVWAIGDIATYPYNGPGGNGKPVRIEHWNVAQNMGRSVALSINSPGSKPKAFIPVFWSALGAQLRYCGHTPNGFDDVTIHGNTDVSEGKQSFVAYYNKGEDIVAVASMMRDPYMTQSAELMRRGKMPTKSEIAKGVDIMEISVPAEVKI
- a CDS encoding Uridylate kinase, with translation MLHPRHTLVSQAVESPMPPPLPSHAYQIHKHPRETSSTTAPSPYTAFTTSATCESFSLSYTNPPPYLTSTSTIGPNLTMSLTTNLTIISLLGGPASGKGTQSTHLTTHFPTKRIHHISIGDMPREEMQDSASPYASLLQENMLAGRLGPPDMTVRILKRNLERVESGTVVVLDGFPRAIMPYRLFEEIVAPIRRIVGLEVPEEVLVRRLEKRARSDDVAGAANIAERMRTYRENTAEVLKAAKAEGKVVRVDGDRDVESVADDVRATLRDILGEEEKA